From the genome of Flavobacterium sediminis:
TTCCGGTTTTAACCTATCTGTTGCATATCAATCCGGTTACTGCTACTGCCTATTCTTTGTTCATTGTGGGGACGACTTCCGTAGTGGGTGCCATACATAATTACCAAAAAAAATTAGTAGACGTTAAAAACGGGATCATTTTTGCCATTCCGTCATTTATCGGTGTATATCTCACCCGAAAATTTTTAGTGCCTTTGTTGCCGGATGTGATCTTTCAAAACGAATGGATGACTCTGAGCAAAGGTTCTTTCTTAATGTTGCTCTTTGCGGTTATCATGCTCTTTGCCTCCTATTCCATGCTTAAAGCAAAAGAAACGAGCGAACAGCCCAAAGAGGTTTCCCTGTTTACCTTACTGATACAAACCTTCTTTATCGGGGTTCTTATCGGTTTTGTAGGAGCCGGAGGCGGATTTTTGATCATTCCGACACTGGTTTTATTCGCACATCTTTCAATGAAAAAAGCCATCGGAACCTCTTTATTTGTCATTTCCATGAACTCCCTGATCGGCTTTTTAGGAGACGTCCAGAACTTAGAGATCGACTGGAAATTCTTACTCAGTTTTACATTGGTTTCCATTGCCGGAATTTTTATAGGAACGTACCTTAATAAATTCATCAATGAAAAACAACTGAAAAAAGGATTTGCCTATTTTGTTTTAGCAATGGCGGTCTTTATTTTATTTAAAGAAATGTTATAATGTAACAGGAGTTACTGCTTTTTTACTAAAAGTTGACTAATTTTACACTTGAAAACTAAAAAATTGAATTATGAAAGTAGAACAAATTTATACCGGATGTATAGCACATGCTGCTTACTATATTGAAAGCAACGGCGAAGCTGCCGTGTTTGATCCGCTGAGAGAAGTACAACCCTATATAGACAGAGCTGAAAAAGATAATGCTAAAATTAAATATATTTTTGAAACGCATTTTCATGCTGATTTCGTTTCAGGACATTTAGATCTGGCTAAAAAAACAGGAGCACAAATAGTTTACGGTCCTACTGCTAAGCCGAATTTTGAAGCGATCATTGCTGAAGACGGACAAGAGTTCAAAATCGGTAACTATACCATTAAAGCCATTCATACTCCGGGACATACACTGGAAAGTACTTGTTACCTGCTAACGGATGAAAACGGCAAACAAAACGGAATTATTACCGGTGATACTTTATTCATCGGTGATGTAGGTCGACCGGATCTGGCGCAAAAGTTAGTGGAAGACCTTACTCAGGAAGTTTTAGCCGAAAAATTATTCCATTCGCTACGCGATAAGATCATGCCACTGGCAGACGACCTGATCGTATACCCGAACCACGGTGCCGGAAGTGCCTGCGGTAAAAACATGAGTAAAGAAACCACAGATACTTTAGGCAATCAAAAGAAAACCAATTATGCTCTGAGAGCTGATATGACCGTTGAGGAATTCAAAAAAGAATTACTGGAAGGTTTAACTCCTCCTCCGGCCTATTTCCCTCAGAATGTACTAATGAACATACAAGGCTATGAAAGTCTGGATAATGTAATGCAAAAAGCGAACAAACCGCTTTCTCCTGCTGAATTTGAAGCCGTAGCCAATCAAACAGATGCTATCGTTCTGGATGTCAGAAACGAAAGCGAATTTGTCAAAGAACACGTTCCGGGGTCTATATTCATCGGTTTACACGGTCAATTTGCACCGTGGGTAGGAGCTTTAATTAAAGATGTAAAACAACCGATCCTCCTCATTGCGCCGGAAGGAAAAGAAGAAGAAACCGTAACCCGTTTATCAAGAGTAGGTTTTGATCATACTTTAGGCTACCTGAACGGAGGCGTTGAAGCCTGGAAAAAAGCCGGTTTTGAAACTGATTCTCTACAATCCGTAAGCCCTGAAGAGTTTGCTAAGCATTACAAAGACGCTATTGTTATCGATGCCCGAAGACCGGGCGAATTTACGGCAGAGCATATTGTAAATGCTAAAAGTATTCCGTTAGATTACTTAAACGAACACTTAGCAGAAGTTCCTAAAGCCGAACCGTTCTATGTACACTGTGCGGGCGGTTATCGCTCAGTGATCTGGGCTTCGATCATGAAAGCCAGAGGCTATCACAACATGATCAATGTTGAAAAAGGGATGGGCGGTATTCGCGATACAAATGTTGAACTGACTCAATATGTTTGTCCGACCACTTTAAAGTAAAAAGATTCATTTTAAATAGAAAATCAGGCGATTTGCCTGATTTTTTTATGAAAAAATTAATACCGATCATACTTCCAAAACCATCTAAAATGGATAATTTTGCCAAAACCTTAACACAAAGACTATTTATGAAAAAACTGGCTTTACTAGCAACCGTAGCTTTTGCTTTTGTTTCTTGTCAAAAAGATGCAGAAAGTGGCTATACCATTACCGGAGACACAAAAGGTGTTGACAACGGCACAAAAGTTTATCTGCAAATTCAGGGTGAGAACGAATTGGTTCCGAAAGATACTGTTACGGTTGAGAACGGAAAATTTCAATTTAAAGGAGCTTCTGAATTACCGGAACTTGGCTTCTTAACGGTTGAAGGCAGTAATGGAATTCCTTTTATCCTGGAAAACGGAGCTATTTCAATTGCATTCGATAAAGATTCACTTCAAAATAATAAAATAGCGGGAACTGTTGAAAATGATATCTTTCAGGAATTCACCACTAAGAACAATGCAGTGTATGACAAAATTATGTCGTACCAGAAAGAAAATCAGGAAAAATACATGACGGCACAATCATCCGGTGACACTGCTACAGTGAACGGACTGATCAAGGATTTGGAGGAGATCAAATCAGAATTGGCTGATGTTCCGGTTCAGATCATTACCAACAACCCGAAAAGTTTTGTCGGTATCCTGTTGACCGAGAACCAATTGTTGCGTCAGGAAATTTCAGTTGACGAAGCGCAAAAACGTTTGGACAACTTTGAA
Proteins encoded in this window:
- a CDS encoding sulfite exporter TauE/SafE family protein, whose translation is MEILGYLGALLIGLVLGLTGGGGSMLTVPVLTYLLHINPVTATAYSLFIVGTTSVVGAIHNYQKKLVDVKNGIIFAIPSFIGVYLTRKFLVPLLPDVIFQNEWMTLSKGSFLMLLFAVIMLFASYSMLKAKETSEQPKEVSLFTLLIQTFFIGVLIGFVGAGGGFLIIPTLVLFAHLSMKKAIGTSLFVISMNSLIGFLGDVQNLEIDWKFLLSFTLVSIAGIFIGTYLNKFINEKQLKKGFAYFVLAMAVFILFKEML
- a CDS encoding MBL fold metallo-hydrolase; translation: MKVEQIYTGCIAHAAYYIESNGEAAVFDPLREVQPYIDRAEKDNAKIKYIFETHFHADFVSGHLDLAKKTGAQIVYGPTAKPNFEAIIAEDGQEFKIGNYTIKAIHTPGHTLESTCYLLTDENGKQNGIITGDTLFIGDVGRPDLAQKLVEDLTQEVLAEKLFHSLRDKIMPLADDLIVYPNHGAGSACGKNMSKETTDTLGNQKKTNYALRADMTVEEFKKELLEGLTPPPAYFPQNVLMNIQGYESLDNVMQKANKPLSPAEFEAVANQTDAIVLDVRNESEFVKEHVPGSIFIGLHGQFAPWVGALIKDVKQPILLIAPEGKEEETVTRLSRVGFDHTLGYLNGGVEAWKKAGFETDSLQSVSPEEFAKHYKDAIVIDARRPGEFTAEHIVNAKSIPLDYLNEHLAEVPKAEPFYVHCAGGYRSVIWASIMKARGYHNMINVEKGMGGIRDTNVELTQYVCPTTLK
- a CDS encoding TlpA disulfide reductase family protein; the encoded protein is MDNFAKTLTQRLFMKKLALLATVAFAFVSCQKDAESGYTITGDTKGVDNGTKVYLQIQGENELVPKDTVTVENGKFQFKGASELPELGFLTVEGSNGIPFILENGAISIAFDKDSLQNNKIAGTVENDIFQEFTTKNNAVYDKIMSYQKENQEKYMTAQSSGDTATVNGLIKDLEEIKSELADVPVQIITNNPKSFVGILLTENQLLRQEISVDEAQKRLDNFEQKLLDTRAAKNIKSIIEAANSVEIGKKAPDFSAPSPEGKEISLKESLGKVTIIDFWASWCGPCRMENPHVVELYNHYHDKGLNIIGVSLDKDEAKWKEAIAKDGLTWNHISNLKFWADPIAEKYNVKAIPATFIVDANGVIIAKDLRGAELDAKIKELLGE